A single window of Populus nigra chromosome 17, ddPopNigr1.1, whole genome shotgun sequence DNA harbors:
- the LOC133676718 gene encoding receptor-like cytoplasmic kinase 176 isoform X1, producing MGLCWSNRIKSYTCSNTGLSSKCGSRNGKTLSSSSSKVSIVSVPQTPRSEGEILQSSNLKIFTFGELKTATRNFRPDSVLGEGGFGSVFKGWVDEHSLAATRPGTGMVIAVKRLNQEGFQGHREWLAEINYLGQFQHPNLVKLIGYCLEDDHRLLVYEFMPRGSMENHLFRRGSHFQPLSWNIRMKVALGAARGLAFLHSADAKVIYRDFKTSNILLDSNYNAKLSDFGLARDGPTGDNSHVSTRVMGTHGYAAPEYLATGHLTPKSDVYSFGVVLLEMLSGRRAIDKNRPSGQHNLVEWAKPYLTNKRRVFRVLDTRLEGQYVPSRAQKLSNLALQCLAVEPKFRPNMDEVVMVLEQLQEQVKDIPKISHKEHNLKVRGGANGGQIAYPRPSASPLYA from the exons ATGGGACTTTGTTGGAGCAATCGAATCAAGTCTTATACTTGTTCTAATACGG GTTTGAGTTCAAAATGCGGAAGCAGAAATGGGAAAACTTTGAGTAGTTCTAGTAGCAAAGTGTCGATAGTTTCTGTACCCCAAACACCTCGGAGTGAGGGTGAAATCTTGCAGTCTTCGAATTTAAAGATCTTTACCTTCGGTGAGCTGAAGACTGCCACTAGAAATTTCCGACCAGACAGTGTATTAGGAGAAGGtggttttgggtcagtttttaAAGGGTGGGTTGATGAACACTCACTTGCAGCTACCAGACCAGGCACCGGTATGGTGATTGCTGTGAAGAGGCTAAACCAAGAAGGGTTCCAGGGTCACAGGGAATGGCTG GCAGAAATCAACTATCTTGGGCAATTCCAACACCCTAATCTTGTTAAGTTGATTGGTTACTGCTTAGAGGATGACCATCGTCTTCTGGTTTATGAATTCATGCCCCGTGGCAGCATGGAAAACCATTTATTCAGGA GAGGGTCTCACTTCCAGCCACTTTCCTGGAACATTCGAATGAAAGTTGCACTTGGTGCTGCAAGGGGGCTTGCCTTTCTTCACAGTGCTGACGCAAAAGTCATATATCGTGACTTCAAGACGTCTAACATCCTACTTGATTCG AACTACAATGCAAAGCTTTCTGATTTCGGTTTAGCCAGGGATGGACCAACTGGCGATAATAGTCATGTATCTACTAGGGTGATGGGAACCCATGGATATGCAGCACCAGAGTATTTAGCCACAG gtcATTTGACTCCAAAGAGCGATGTATACAGCTTTGGAGTTGTACTTCTGGAAATGTTATCTGGTCGACGGGCTATAGACAAGAACCGGCCATCTGGTCAGCACAACCTGGTGGAATGGGCCAAACCTTACCTGACAAACAAGCGTAGAGTTTTCCGTGTTCTGGATACACGTCTTGAAGGCCAGTATGTACCCAGTCGGGCCCAAAAGCTTTCTAACCTTGCACTTCAATGCTTAGCTGTGGAACCGAAGTTCAGGCCAAATATGGATGAGGTGGTAATGGTGTTAGAGCAGCTTCAAGAACAAGTAAAGGACATACCAAAAATTTCCCATAAAGAGCACAATTTAAAAGTTCGTGGGGGTGCCAATGGTGGACAGATTGCTTATCCCAGGCCTTCGGCATCCCCACTTTATGCATAA
- the LOC133676718 gene encoding probable serine/threonine-protein kinase PBL11 isoform X2 encodes MGLCWSNRIKSYTCSNTGLSSKCGSRNGKTLSSSSSKVSIVSVPQTPRSEGEILQSSNLKIFTFGELKTATRNFRPDSVLGEGGFGSVFKGWVDEHSLAATRPGTGMVIAVKRLNQEGFQGHREWLAEINYLGQFQHPNLVKLIGYCLEDDHRLLVYEFMPRGSMENHLFRRGSHFQPLSWNIRMKVALGAARGLAFLHSADAKVIYRDFKTSNILLDSNYNAKLSDFGLARDGPTGDNSHVSTRVMGTHGYAAPEYLATALELYFWKCYLVDGL; translated from the exons ATGGGACTTTGTTGGAGCAATCGAATCAAGTCTTATACTTGTTCTAATACGG GTTTGAGTTCAAAATGCGGAAGCAGAAATGGGAAAACTTTGAGTAGTTCTAGTAGCAAAGTGTCGATAGTTTCTGTACCCCAAACACCTCGGAGTGAGGGTGAAATCTTGCAGTCTTCGAATTTAAAGATCTTTACCTTCGGTGAGCTGAAGACTGCCACTAGAAATTTCCGACCAGACAGTGTATTAGGAGAAGGtggttttgggtcagtttttaAAGGGTGGGTTGATGAACACTCACTTGCAGCTACCAGACCAGGCACCGGTATGGTGATTGCTGTGAAGAGGCTAAACCAAGAAGGGTTCCAGGGTCACAGGGAATGGCTG GCAGAAATCAACTATCTTGGGCAATTCCAACACCCTAATCTTGTTAAGTTGATTGGTTACTGCTTAGAGGATGACCATCGTCTTCTGGTTTATGAATTCATGCCCCGTGGCAGCATGGAAAACCATTTATTCAGGA GAGGGTCTCACTTCCAGCCACTTTCCTGGAACATTCGAATGAAAGTTGCACTTGGTGCTGCAAGGGGGCTTGCCTTTCTTCACAGTGCTGACGCAAAAGTCATATATCGTGACTTCAAGACGTCTAACATCCTACTTGATTCG AACTACAATGCAAAGCTTTCTGATTTCGGTTTAGCCAGGGATGGACCAACTGGCGATAATAGTCATGTATCTACTAGGGTGATGGGAACCCATGGATATGCAGCACCAGAGTATTTAGCCACAG CTTTGGAGTTGTACTTCTGGAAATGTTATCTGGTCGACGGGCTATAG